A section of the Streptomyces sp. SLBN-118 genome encodes:
- a CDS encoding NAD-glutamate dehydrogenase, with the protein MQTKLDEAKAELLERAARVAEHSPVGGHLPTGAEHGKSPDQDTVLRYLQRYYLHTAPEDLADRDPVDVFGAALSHYRLAENRPQGTANVRVHTPTVEENGWTCSHSVVEVVTDDMPFLVDSVTNELSRQGRGIHVVIHPQVTVRRDVTGKLIEVLPIEANGGDLAHDAVRESWIHVEIDRETDRSDLKQITADLLRVLSDVRETVEDWEKMRDAALRIAEELPSEPTANDLRDQEVEEARELLRWLSADHFTFLGYREYELTETDALAAVPGTGLGILRSDPQHSTDEAHPVSPSFSRLPADARAKAREHKLLVLTKANSRSTVHRPSYLDYIGVKRFDAEGNVIGERRFLGLFSSAAYTESVRRVPVIRRKVQEVLEGAGFAPNSHDGRDLLQILETYPRDELFQTPVDQLRSIVTSVLYLQERRRLRLYLRQDEYGRYYSALVYLPRDRFTTDVRLRLTDILLEELNGRPPVDFTALHTESVLSRLHFVIRVQPGTDLPDLTDADKDRIEARLVEAARSWADGFAEALNAECGEERAAELLRRYGHAFPEGYKADHSPRAAVADLVHVEQLTHSGKDFALSLYEPVGAGPGERRFKIYRTGEQVSLSAVLPVLNRLGVEVVDERPYELRCSDRTNAWIYDFGLRMPLATGNGDYLADDARERFQEAFSAVWTGEAENDGFNSLVLRAGLSWRQAMVLRAYAKYLRQAGATFSQDYMEDTLCTNVHTTRLLVSLFEARMSPDRQRGGIELTDALLEELDGALDQVASLDEDRILRSFLTLIKATLRTNFFQEAAGGGHHGYVSMKFDPQAVPDLPAPRPAYEIWVYSPRVEGVHLRFGKVARGGLRWSDRREDFRTEILGLVKAQMVKNTVIVPVGAKGGFVAKQLPDPSVDRDAWLAEGIASYKVFISALLDITDNLVAGEVVPPAEVVRHDEDDTYLVVAADKGTATFSDIANEVALAYNFWLGDAFASGGSAGYDHKAMGITARGAWESVKRHFRGLGHDTQTQDFTVVGVGDMSGDVFGNGMLLSEHIRLVAAFDHRHIFIDPNPDAATSYAERRRLFELPRSSWADYDKELLSAGGGIHPRTAKSIPVNAHMRAALGIEAGISKMTPADLMKAILKAPVDLLWNGGIGTYVKASSESNADVGDKANDAIRVNGEDLRVNVVGEGGNLGLTQLGRIEFDRSGGKINTDAIDNSAGVDTSDHEVNIKILLNALVSEGDLTVKQRNKLLAEMTDEVGALVLRNNYAQNVALANAVAQSPSLLHAHQRFMRRLGRDGHLDRALEFLPNDRQIRELLNAGKGLSQPELAVLLAYTKITVADELIGTGLPDDPYLRRLLHAYFPQALREKFPEAIDGHALRREIVTTVLVNDTVNTGGSTFLHRLREETGASIEEVVRAQTAAREIFGLGAVWDAVEAMDNKVAASVQTRIRLHSRRLVERGTRWLLGNRPQPLELADTIGFFAERVEQVWAELAKMLRGADLEWYQSILEELTEEGVPEELALRVAGFSSAFPTLDIVAIADRTKKEPMAVAEVYYDLADRLQITQLMDRIIELPRADRWQSMARASIREDLYAAHAALTADVLTVGNGTSTPEERFRDWEQKNASILARARTTLEEIQGSDTFDLANLSVAMRTMRQLLRTHS; encoded by the coding sequence ATGCAGACCAAGCTGGACGAAGCCAAGGCCGAGCTGCTCGAACGGGCTGCCCGGGTCGCTGAGCACAGCCCGGTCGGGGGGCACCTTCCGACTGGGGCGGAGCACGGAAAGAGCCCGGACCAGGACACCGTTCTCCGGTACCTCCAGCGCTATTACCTGCACACCGCTCCGGAGGACCTGGCCGACCGGGACCCGGTCGACGTTTTCGGCGCGGCACTTTCCCACTACCGGCTCGCCGAGAACCGTCCCCAGGGGACGGCCAATGTGCGGGTCCACACCCCGACCGTCGAGGAGAACGGCTGGACCTGCAGCCACTCCGTGGTCGAGGTCGTCACCGACGACATGCCCTTCCTCGTCGACTCGGTCACCAATGAGCTCTCCCGCCAGGGCCGCGGCATCCACGTCGTGATCCACCCGCAGGTCACGGTCCGCCGGGACGTCACCGGCAAGCTCATCGAGGTTCTGCCGATCGAGGCGAACGGCGGGGACCTGGCGCACGACGCGGTCCGCGAGTCCTGGATCCATGTCGAGATCGACCGCGAGACCGACCGGTCCGACCTCAAGCAGATCACCGCCGATCTGCTGCGGGTTCTCTCGGACGTCCGGGAGACCGTCGAGGACTGGGAGAAGATGCGAGACGCCGCGCTGCGCATCGCCGAAGAGCTGCCCAGCGAGCCGACCGCCAACGATCTGCGGGACCAGGAGGTCGAGGAGGCACGGGAGCTGCTGCGCTGGCTCTCCGCCGACCACTTCACCTTCCTCGGCTACCGGGAGTACGAACTCACCGAGACCGACGCCCTGGCCGCCGTGCCCGGCACCGGCCTCGGCATTCTGCGCTCCGACCCCCAGCACAGCACCGACGAGGCGCACCCCGTCAGCCCCTCCTTCAGCAGGCTGCCCGCCGACGCCCGCGCCAAGGCCCGCGAGCACAAGCTGCTCGTGCTGACGAAGGCCAACAGCCGCTCGACCGTGCACCGGCCCTCCTACCTCGACTACATCGGGGTGAAGCGGTTCGACGCCGAGGGCAATGTCATCGGTGAGCGCCGCTTCCTCGGCCTGTTCTCCTCCGCCGCGTACACCGAGTCCGTGCGCCGCGTGCCGGTCATCCGCCGCAAGGTCCAGGAAGTCCTCGAAGGCGCGGGCTTCGCGCCCAACAGCCACGACGGCCGTGACCTGCTGCAGATCCTGGAGACCTACCCGCGCGACGAGCTGTTCCAGACCCCGGTCGACCAGCTGCGTTCCATCGTCACGTCCGTCCTCTACCTCCAGGAGCGCCGCAGGCTGCGGCTGTACCTGCGCCAGGACGAGTACGGCCGCTACTACTCGGCCCTCGTCTACCTGCCGCGCGACCGGTTCACCACCGATGTACGGCTGCGCCTGACCGACATCCTGCTGGAGGAGCTGAACGGCCGCCCGCCGGTCGACTTCACCGCCCTGCACACCGAATCGGTGCTGTCCCGGCTGCACTTCGTCATCCGTGTCCAGCCCGGCACCGACCTCCCCGACCTCACCGATGCCGACAAGGACCGCATCGAGGCCCGGCTCGTCGAGGCCGCCCGCTCCTGGGCCGACGGCTTCGCCGAGGCGCTCAACGCCGAGTGCGGCGAGGAGCGAGCCGCCGAGCTGCTGCGCCGCTACGGCCACGCCTTCCCCGAGGGCTACAAGGCCGACCACTCGCCGCGCGCAGCCGTCGCCGACCTGGTCCATGTCGAGCAACTGACCCACTCCGGCAAGGATTTCGCACTCTCCCTGTACGAGCCGGTCGGCGCGGGCCCCGGCGAGCGCCGCTTCAAGATCTACCGCACGGGTGAGCAGGTCTCGCTCTCCGCCGTACTGCCGGTCCTCAACCGGCTCGGCGTCGAAGTCGTCGACGAGCGTCCCTACGAGCTGCGCTGCTCGGACCGTACGAACGCGTGGATCTACGACTTCGGTCTGCGCATGCCCCTGGCCACCGGCAACGGCGACTATCTGGCCGACGATGCCCGCGAACGCTTCCAGGAGGCCTTCTCGGCCGTCTGGACCGGCGAGGCGGAGAACGACGGCTTCAACTCCCTCGTGCTGCGCGCCGGTCTGAGCTGGCGGCAGGCGATGGTGCTGCGCGCGTACGCCAAGTACCTGCGCCAGGCCGGTGCGACCTTCAGCCAGGACTACATGGAGGACACCCTCTGCACCAATGTCCACACCACGCGGCTGCTGGTCTCCCTCTTCGAGGCCCGGATGTCCCCCGACCGCCAGCGCGGCGGCATCGAGCTGACCGACGCTCTGCTGGAGGAGCTCGACGGCGCGCTCGACCAGGTCGCGAGCCTGGACGAGGACCGCATCCTGCGGTCGTTCCTCACTCTCATCAAGGCCACGCTGAGGACGAACTTCTTCCAGGAGGCGGCGGGCGGCGGGCACCACGGCTATGTGTCGATGAAGTTCGACCCGCAGGCCGTTCCGGATCTGCCGGCGCCCCGCCCGGCGTACGAGATCTGGGTCTACTCCCCCCGTGTCGAGGGAGTGCACCTGCGCTTCGGCAAGGTCGCGCGCGGCGGTCTGCGCTGGTCCGACCGGCGTGAGGACTTCCGTACGGAGATCCTGGGCCTGGTCAAGGCGCAGATGGTCAAGAACACCGTGATCGTGCCGGTCGGCGCCAAGGGCGGCTTCGTCGCCAAGCAGCTGCCGGACCCCTCGGTGGACCGGGACGCGTGGCTGGCCGAGGGCATCGCCTCCTACAAGGTGTTCATCTCGGCGCTGCTCGACATCACGGACAACCTGGTGGCAGGCGAGGTCGTGCCGCCCGCCGAGGTCGTACGTCACGACGAGGACGACACCTACCTCGTCGTCGCGGCCGACAAGGGCACCGCGACCTTCTCCGACATCGCCAACGAGGTCGCCCTCGCTTACAACTTCTGGCTCGGCGACGCCTTCGCCTCGGGCGGCTCCGCCGGATACGACCACAAGGCCATGGGCATCACCGCCCGGGGCGCCTGGGAGTCGGTCAAGCGGCACTTCCGCGGGCTCGGCCACGACACCCAGACCCAGGACTTCACGGTCGTAGGTGTGGGCGACATGTCCGGTGACGTGTTCGGCAACGGCATGCTGCTCTCCGAGCACATCCGCCTCGTCGCGGCCTTCGACCACCGGCACATCTTCATCGACCCGAACCCGGACGCGGCCACCTCGTACGCCGAGCGCCGCCGGCTCTTCGAGCTGCCCCGCTCCTCCTGGGCCGACTACGACAAGGAGCTGCTGTCGGCCGGCGGCGGCATCCACCCGCGTACGGCCAAGTCGATCCCGGTCAACGCGCACATGCGCGCGGCCCTCGGCATCGAGGCGGGCATCTCCAAGATGACGCCCGCCGACCTGATGAAGGCGATCCTCAAGGCCCCGGTGGACCTGCTGTGGAACGGCGGCATCGGTACGTACGTCAAGGCCTCCTCGGAGTCCAACGCGGACGTCGGTGACAAGGCCAACGACGCGATCCGCGTCAACGGCGAGGACCTGCGGGTCAACGTCGTCGGCGAGGGCGGCAACCTGGGTCTGACCCAGCTGGGCCGGATCGAGTTCGACCGCAGCGGCGGCAAGATCAACACCGACGCCATCGACAACAGCGCGGGCGTGGACACCTCCGACCACGAGGTGAACATCAAGATCCTGCTCAACGCCCTGGTGTCGGAAGGCGACCTGACCGTCAAGCAGCGCAACAAGCTGCTCGCCGAGATGACCGACGAGGTGGGAGCGCTGGTCCTGCGCAACAACTACGCGCAGAACGTCGCCCTCGCCAACGCCGTCGCCCAGTCGCCCTCCCTGCTCCACGCCCACCAGCGCTTCATGCGGCGCCTGGGCCGGGACGGGCACCTGGACCGGGCCCTGGAGTTCCTGCCGAATGACCGGCAGATCCGTGAGCTGCTCAACGCCGGCAAGGGGCTCAGCCAGCCCGAACTGGCCGTGCTGCTCGCTTACACCAAGATCACGGTCGCGGACGAGCTGATCGGGACCGGGCTGCCGGACGACCCGTACCTGCGCCGGCTGCTGCACGCGTACTTCCCGCAGGCCCTGCGCGAGAAGTTCCCCGAGGCGATCGACGGGCACGCGCTGCGCCGGGAGATCGTCACGACGGTGCTGGTCAACGACACGGTGAACACCGGTGGTTCGACCTTCCTGCACCGGCTGCGCGAAGAGACGGGCGCGTCCATCGAGGAGGTCGTGCGGGCACAGACCGCGGCCCGCGAGATCTTCGGACTCGGCGCGGTGTGGGACGCGGTCGAGGCGATGGACAACAAGGTCGCGGCCTCCGTCCAGACCCGTATCCGGCTGCACTCGCGCCGCCTCGTCGAGCGCGGCACCCGCTGGCTGCTGGGCAACCGGCCGCAGCCGCTGGAACTCGCCGACACCATCGGCTTCTTCGCCGAGCGCGTGGAGCAGGTCTGGGCCGAGCTGGCGAAGATGCTGCGGGGCGCGGACCTGGAGTGGTACCAGAGCATTCTCGAAGAGCTCACCGAGGAGGGCGTCCCCGAGGAGCTCGCGCTGCGGGTCGCCGGGTTCTCCTCCGCCTTCCCGACGCTCGACATCGTCGCGATCGCGGACCGCACCAAGAAGGAGCCGATGGCGGTCGCCGAGGTGTACTACGACCTCGCGGACCGGCTGCAGATCACCCAGCTGATGGACCGGATCATCGAGCTGCCGCGGGCCGACCGCTGGCAGTCGATGGCCCGTGCCTCCATCCGCGAGGACCTGTATGCGGCGCATGCCGCGCTGACGGCGGACGTGCTGACCGTCGGCAACGGCACCTCGACGCCCGAGGAGCGGTTCAGGGACTGGGAGCAGAAGAACGCGTCGATCCTGGCCCGGGCGCGTACGACGCTGGAGGAGATCCAGGGCTCGGACACGTTCGACCTGGCGAATCTGTCGGTCGCGATGCGGACGATGCGGCAGCTGCTGCGGACGCACAGCTGA
- a CDS encoding DJ-1/PfpI family protein → MTPKILIVTGDAAESLEVLYPYQRLREEGYEVHIAAPARKKLQFVVHDFEPGFDTYTEKPGYTWPADLAFSEVEPGQYEAVVIPGGRAPEYLRNDPELRKILKSFFDADKPVAQICHGPLLTAAIGSLEGRRVTAYPALELDMQAAGASFQDTEAVVDGTLVSSRAWPDHSAWMREFLTVLRAKAPVT, encoded by the coding sequence ATGACACCGAAGATCCTTATCGTCACCGGCGATGCGGCCGAGTCCCTCGAAGTCCTCTACCCGTATCAGCGGCTGCGGGAAGAGGGGTACGAGGTCCATATCGCGGCCCCCGCCCGCAAAAAACTACAGTTCGTCGTGCACGACTTCGAGCCTGGTTTCGACACCTACACCGAGAAGCCGGGCTACACCTGGCCGGCGGACCTGGCCTTCTCGGAGGTCGAGCCCGGACAGTACGAAGCGGTGGTGATCCCGGGCGGCCGCGCCCCGGAGTACCTGCGCAACGATCCCGAGCTCCGCAAGATTCTGAAGTCCTTCTTCGACGCGGACAAGCCCGTGGCCCAGATCTGCCACGGCCCGCTGCTGACGGCGGCGATCGGCAGCCTGGAGGGCCGCAGGGTCACGGCCTATCCCGCGCTGGAACTGGACATGCAGGCAGCGGGTGCCAGCTTCCAGGACACGGAGGCGGTCGTCGACGGCACTCTGGTGTCGTCGAGGGCGTGGCCGGATCACTCGGCGTGGATGCGGGAGTTCCTCACCGTGCTGCGGGCGAAGGCGCCGGTGACGTAG
- a CDS encoding HAD family hydrolase: MGKHNTHLVWDWNGTLLDDITAVIGATNAAFEEIGLEPITLERYRQMYCVPIPLFYERLMGRLPSDAEWEVMDEAFHRHYSEHRIGCLLTEGVEELLHEWRLAGRSQSLLSMYVHEELVPVVRGYGIEDHFIRVDGRTGPSGGTKALHMERHLAALGGFAAPDRTVVIGDAVDDAVAAAHVGARAVLYTGGSHSRASLESAGVPVVDSLAEAVEVATRLVA; the protein is encoded by the coding sequence ATGGGGAAGCACAACACGCATCTGGTCTGGGACTGGAACGGCACACTGCTCGACGACATCACGGCTGTCATCGGGGCGACCAACGCCGCCTTCGAGGAGATCGGCCTGGAGCCGATAACGCTCGAGCGCTACCGCCAGATGTACTGCGTGCCGATTCCCCTGTTCTACGAGAGGCTCATGGGACGGCTTCCGTCGGACGCGGAGTGGGAGGTCATGGACGAGGCCTTCCATCGCCATTACAGCGAGCACCGGATCGGGTGTCTGCTGACCGAGGGTGTCGAGGAGCTGCTCCACGAGTGGAGGCTGGCCGGCCGCAGCCAGTCGCTGCTGAGTATGTACGTGCACGAGGAGCTGGTCCCGGTCGTACGGGGCTATGGCATCGAGGACCACTTCATACGAGTGGACGGGCGGACCGGGCCGTCCGGCGGCACGAAGGCGCTGCACATGGAGCGCCACCTCGCGGCGCTCGGCGGCTTCGCGGCACCGGACCGGACCGTGGTGATAGGTGACGCGGTCGACGACGCGGTGGCGGCGGCGCACGTGGGGGCGCGGGCGGTGCTGTACACCGGGGGGTCGCACAGCAGGGCGAGCCTGGAGTCGGCGGGGGTGCCGGTGGTGGACAGCCTCGCGGAGGCGGTGGAGGTGGCGACGCGGCTGGTGGCGTGA
- a CDS encoding DUF6912 family protein, producing MRVYVPLTLPGLAEAHKTGELGPGPLTAYAVTPGLREWYVSDDIEELEYAALNRAAAASLRLLAGDPEAVRRRVVVAVDVRDQDAVADPDGALVVSALGEVRVATAVPLSKAAAVHVDADDAIGDVAAAADALGAADQGDDDAQFTVDGAEDHELLWYGVQEIPNLIG from the coding sequence ATGCGCGTCTACGTCCCCCTGACCCTCCCCGGTCTCGCAGAGGCGCACAAGACGGGCGAACTCGGCCCCGGGCCGCTGACCGCGTATGCCGTCACGCCGGGACTGCGCGAGTGGTACGTCTCCGACGACATCGAGGAACTGGAGTACGCCGCGCTGAACCGCGCCGCGGCCGCCTCGCTGCGACTGCTCGCCGGTGACCCGGAGGCGGTCAGACGCCGGGTCGTCGTCGCGGTCGACGTACGGGACCAGGACGCGGTCGCCGATCCCGACGGGGCGCTCGTGGTGAGTGCACTCGGCGAGGTGCGGGTCGCCACCGCGGTGCCGCTGTCCAAGGCGGCGGCGGTGCATGTGGACGCGGACGACGCGATCGGTGACGTGGCGGCCGCGGCGGACGCCCTGGGGGCCGCGGACCAGGGCGACGACGACGCTCAGTTCACGGTGGACGGGGCGGAGGACCACGAGCTGCTCTGGTACGGGGTGCAGGAGATCCCGAACCTCATCGGCTGA
- a CDS encoding Rv3235 family protein, translated as MSINRTRPAGRHDQRRPATVAATAMARARRQHQPHYWFADRLLAVLSGRRPVHWMLGHTIGEAYEQLVRLAPGAPLRPAERVTPVVRHCGEYHPGPGVIEAFARIGSGDRVSAMAFRLEQGADQRWRCAAVELGGERVGTSGGR; from the coding sequence ATGAGCATCAACAGGACGAGGCCCGCGGGGCGGCACGACCAGCGCCGTCCCGCCACGGTGGCGGCAACCGCGATGGCACGCGCACGACGGCAGCACCAGCCGCACTACTGGTTCGCCGACCGCCTTCTCGCGGTGCTCAGCGGCCGGCGGCCGGTGCACTGGATGCTCGGGCACACCATCGGAGAGGCGTACGAACAGCTCGTGCGGCTCGCCCCGGGAGCCCCGTTGCGTCCGGCGGAGCGGGTCACGCCCGTCGTACGGCACTGCGGGGAGTACCACCCCGGCCCCGGGGTGATCGAGGCCTTCGCCAGGATCGGCTCCGGCGACCGGGTCAGCGCGATGGCCTTTCGCCTGGAACAGGGCGCGGACCAGCGCTGGCGCTGCGCCGCGGTGGAACTCGGCGGGGAACGCGTCGGCACATCCGGCGGCCGGTAG
- the secA gene encoding preprotein translocase subunit SecA codes for MSVFNKLMRAGEGKILRKLHRIADQVNSIEEDFVNLSDAELRALTDEYRERYADGESLDDLLPEAFATVREAAKRVLGQRHYDVQMMGGAALHLGYVAEMKTGEGKTLVGTLPAYLNALSGEGVHLITVNDYLAERDSEMMGRVHKFLGLSVGCILANMTPAQRREQYNCDITYGTNNEFGFDYLRDNMAWSKDELVQRGHNYAIVDEVDSILVDEARTPLIISGPADQATKWYGDFAKLVTRLSKGEAGNPLKGIEETGDYEVDEKKRTVAIHEPGVAKVEDWLGIDNLYESVNTPLVGYLNNAIKAKELFKKDKDYVVIDGEVMIVDEHTGRILAGRRYNEGMHQAIEAKEGVDIKDENQTLATITLQNFFRLYGKLSGMTGTAMTEAAEFHQIYKLGVVPIPTNKPMVRKDQSDLIYRTEVAKFAAVVDDIAEKHEKGQPILVGTTSVEKSEYLSQQLNKRGIQHEVLNAKQHDREATIVAQAGRKGAVTVATNMAGRGTDIKLGGNPDDLAEAELRQRGLDPVEHVEEWAAALPAALERAEAAVKAEHDEVTDIGGLYVLGTERHESRRIDNQLRGRSGRQGDPGESRFYLSLGDDLMRLFKAQMVERVMSMANVPDDVPIENKMVTRAIASAQSQVEQQNFETRKNVLKYDEVLNRQREVIYGERRRVLEGEDLHEQVRHFMDDTIDAYIQAETVEGFAEEWDLDRLWGAFKQLYPVKITVEELEDAAGDRAGITAEFIAESIKDDVHEQYDEREKQLGSDIMRELERRVVLSVLDRKWREHLYEMDYLQEGIGLRAMAQKDPLVEYQREGFDMFTAMMEGIKEESVGYLFNLEVQVEQQVEEVPVQDAAPSLAKEDAVPAGASRPEIRAKGLDAPQRPDRLHFSAPKVDGEGGIVEGDFISDDGQARSDGDGLTRAERRKAQKGAGRRRKK; via the coding sequence GTGTCCGTCTTCAACAAGCTCATGCGTGCAGGCGAAGGCAAGATCCTGCGCAAACTGCACCGCATCGCGGACCAGGTCAACTCCATCGAAGAGGACTTCGTCAACCTCTCCGACGCCGAGTTGCGGGCTCTCACCGATGAGTACAGGGAGCGGTACGCCGACGGTGAGAGCCTGGACGACCTGCTCCCCGAGGCGTTCGCGACCGTCCGTGAGGCCGCCAAGCGCGTCCTCGGCCAGCGCCACTACGACGTACAGATGATGGGCGGCGCCGCGCTGCACCTCGGGTATGTCGCCGAGATGAAGACCGGAGAGGGCAAGACCCTCGTCGGCACGCTCCCCGCCTACCTCAACGCGCTCTCGGGCGAGGGCGTCCACCTGATCACGGTGAACGACTACCTGGCCGAGCGTGACTCCGAGATGATGGGCCGGGTCCACAAGTTCCTGGGCCTGAGCGTCGGCTGCATCCTCGCCAACATGACGCCGGCTCAGCGCCGCGAACAGTACAACTGCGACATTACGTACGGAACGAACAACGAGTTCGGCTTCGACTACCTCCGCGACAACATGGCGTGGTCCAAGGACGAGCTCGTCCAGCGCGGCCACAACTACGCCATCGTCGACGAGGTCGATTCGATCCTCGTCGACGAGGCCCGTACACCGCTGATCATCTCCGGCCCGGCCGACCAGGCCACCAAGTGGTACGGCGACTTCGCCAAGCTGGTCACGCGCCTGTCCAAGGGCGAGGCGGGCAACCCCCTCAAGGGCATCGAGGAGACCGGCGACTACGAAGTCGACGAGAAGAAGCGGACCGTCGCCATCCATGAGCCGGGTGTCGCCAAGGTCGAGGACTGGCTGGGCATCGACAACCTCTACGAGTCGGTGAACACCCCGCTCGTCGGTTATCTGAACAACGCCATCAAGGCCAAGGAACTGTTCAAGAAGGACAAGGACTACGTCGTCATCGACGGCGAAGTCATGATCGTCGACGAGCACACCGGCCGTATCCTCGCCGGCCGCCGCTACAACGAGGGCATGCACCAGGCGATCGAGGCGAAGGAAGGGGTGGACATCAAGGACGAGAACCAGACCCTCGCCACGATCACCCTGCAGAACTTCTTCCGCCTCTACGGCAAGCTCTCCGGCATGACCGGTACGGCCATGACCGAGGCCGCCGAGTTCCACCAGATCTACAAGCTGGGCGTCGTGCCGATCCCGACGAACAAGCCGATGGTCCGCAAGGACCAGTCCGACCTGATCTACCGGACCGAGGTCGCCAAGTTCGCCGCCGTCGTCGACGACATCGCCGAGAAGCACGAGAAGGGCCAGCCGATCCTGGTCGGCACGACCTCGGTCGAGAAGTCCGAGTACCTCTCGCAGCAGCTCAACAAGCGCGGCATCCAGCACGAGGTCCTCAACGCCAAGCAGCACGACCGGGAGGCGACGATCGTCGCCCAGGCCGGACGCAAGGGCGCGGTCACGGTCGCGACGAACATGGCCGGCCGTGGTACGGACATCAAGCTCGGCGGCAACCCCGACGACCTCGCCGAGGCGGAGCTGCGCCAGCGCGGCCTGGACCCGGTCGAGCACGTCGAGGAGTGGGCCGCGGCCCTGCCCGCCGCGCTGGAGCGCGCCGAGGCGGCCGTCAAGGCCGAGCACGACGAGGTGACCGACATCGGCGGGCTCTATGTGCTGGGCACCGAGCGGCACGAGTCGCGGCGTATCGACAACCAGCTGCGCGGTCGTTCCGGCCGTCAGGGCGACCCGGGCGAGTCCCGTTTCTACCTGTCCCTCGGCGATGACCTGATGCGTCTTTTCAAGGCGCAGATGGTCGAGCGCGTGATGTCGATGGCGAACGTCCCCGACGACGTTCCGATCGAGAACAAGATGGTCACACGCGCGATCGCGTCGGCGCAGTCGCAGGTGGAGCAGCAGAACTTCGAGACGCGCAAGAACGTCCTGAAGTACGACGAGGTCCTCAACCGCCAGCGTGAGGTCATCTACGGCGAGCGCCGCCGCGTCCTGGAGGGCGAGGACCTGCACGAGCAGGTGCGCCACTTCATGGACGACACCATCGACGCGTACATCCAGGCGGAGACCGTAGAGGGCTTCGCCGAGGAGTGGGACCTGGACCGGCTGTGGGGCGCGTTCAAGCAGCTCTACCCGGTGAAGATCACCGTCGAGGAGCTGGAGGACGCGGCCGGCGACCGCGCGGGGATCACCGCCGAGTTCATCGCCGAGTCCATCAAGGACGACGTCCACGAGCAGTACGACGAGCGTGAGAAGCAGCTCGGCTCGGACATCATGCGTGAGCTGGAGCGGCGCGTGGTGCTGTCCGTACTGGACCGCAAGTGGCGCGAGCACCTCTACGAGATGGACTACCTCCAGGAGGGCATCGGCCTGCGCGCGATGGCCCAGAAGGACCCGCTCGTGGAGTACCAGCGCGAGGGCTTCGACATGTTCACCGCCATGATGGAGGGCATCAAGGAGGAGTCCGTCGGCTATCTGTTCAACCTGGAGGTCCAGGTCGAGCAGCAGGTCGAGGAGGTCCCGGTGCAGGACGCGGCTCCTTCGCTGGCCAAGGAGGACGCCGTGCCGGCGGGAGCCTCCCGTCCGGAGATCCGCGCGAAGGGGCTCGATGCCCCGCAGCGGCCGGACCGGCTGCACTTCTCGGCGCCGAAGGTGGACGGCGAGGGCGGCATCGTCGAGGGCGACTTCATCAGCGACGACGGTCAGGCCCGTTCGGACGGGGACGGCCTGACGCGGGCGGAGCGCCGGAAGGCCCAGAAGGGCGCCGGGCGCCGCCGCAAGAAGTAA
- a CDS encoding GNAT family N-acetyltransferase, translating into MEPITLTTERLLLRSFTSDDTEAVYQACQDPDIQRWTTVPSPYERRHASEFTGQTVPEGWRSGTMCTFAVLPRAGGALMASVAVSLRTFSGTWEIGFWTDKEHRGRGVMAETVGAVAHWAFTTLGATRLEWRAEVGNEGSRAVAEKAGFVIEGSLRAALLNKDTLRDVWVGALLPSDLGLSSTRPYLPPRG; encoded by the coding sequence ATGGAGCCCATCACCCTCACCACCGAACGCCTGCTGCTGCGGTCCTTCACGAGCGACGACACGGAGGCGGTCTACCAGGCGTGCCAGGATCCCGACATCCAGCGATGGACGACCGTCCCCTCGCCCTACGAGCGCCGGCACGCGAGCGAATTCACCGGACAGACGGTCCCGGAGGGCTGGCGCTCGGGCACGATGTGCACCTTCGCGGTGCTGCCGCGCGCGGGCGGTGCGCTGATGGCATCGGTCGCGGTCAGCCTGCGGACTTTCTCGGGCACCTGGGAGATCGGCTTCTGGACGGACAAGGAGCACCGGGGGCGCGGCGTCATGGCGGAGACCGTGGGTGCCGTGGCGCACTGGGCCTTCACCACGCTGGGGGCCACACGTCTGGAGTGGCGGGCGGAGGTCGGCAACGAGGGCTCGCGGGCCGTCGCCGAGAAGGCCGGCTTCGTGATCGAGGGGTCGCTGCGGGCCGCCCTTCTGAACAAGGACACGCTCAGGGATGTCTGGGTGGGGGCGCTGCTCCCCTCTGATCTGGGGCTGTCGAGCACCCGTCCCTATCTGCCGCCCAGGGGCTGA